One Ktedonobacteraceae bacterium DNA segment encodes these proteins:
- a CDS encoding adenine phosphoribosyltransferase — MSSTPDSIRLEDWIRDIPDFPQKGVLFKDITPLLQNGAAFHAALDRLAAHYQGAGIQTVVGVESRGFIFGAPLAYLLNCGFVPVRKFGKLPAQTVSVEYALEYGTNVVEMHTDAIRPGQRVLIVDDLLATGGTVSAAMELVESLGGHIAGIAFLVELTFLRGRDQLKGYDVFALIKY, encoded by the coding sequence ATGTCTTCAACACCTGACTCGATAAGACTGGAAGACTGGATTCGGGATATTCCTGATTTTCCGCAAAAAGGTGTCCTTTTCAAGGACATTACCCCTTTGTTACAAAATGGAGCAGCTTTTCATGCCGCGCTAGATCGTCTCGCGGCCCATTATCAGGGGGCCGGCATCCAGACGGTCGTTGGAGTGGAATCGCGTGGCTTCATCTTCGGGGCGCCTCTGGCCTATCTGCTGAACTGCGGCTTTGTACCTGTGCGCAAATTCGGCAAATTACCGGCTCAGACGGTGAGCGTCGAGTACGCGTTGGAGTATGGTACGAATGTGGTTGAGATGCACACTGATGCCATTCGCCCTGGGCAGCGCGTTCTGATTGTTGACGACCTGCTGGCGACCGGCGGCACTGTTTCCGCGGCAATGGAACTCGTGGAATCGCTGGGAGGGCATATCGCAGGCATCGCGTTTCTGGTCGAACTGACCTTCCTGAGAGGTCGCGATCAACTCAAGGGCTATGATGTTTTCGCGTTAATTAAGTATTAG
- a CDS encoding nitroreductase, with amino-acid sequence MTIFQTIKHRRSIGKMTSEVPRREQIERMLEAATHAPDHHKVQPWRFFVLAGHAREELGAVMAGALAARLDETSSEKAQALINKERGKLLRSPVIIIVAAERPSQPNVLAIENIEATAAAVENMLLTAEEMGLACMWRTGDAAYDPRVKAWLGLSPEDHIVAFVYVGYPAIPHLERNPVPFEEKTTWLGWEED; translated from the coding sequence ATGACGATTTTCCAAACCATAAAACATCGCCGTAGCATCGGCAAAATGACCTCCGAAGTACCGCGGCGCGAGCAGATTGAGCGGATGTTGGAGGCAGCGACGCACGCGCCTGATCATCATAAGGTGCAGCCGTGGCGATTCTTTGTGCTGGCGGGTCATGCCCGTGAGGAATTGGGCGCGGTCATGGCCGGCGCTTTAGCCGCTCGCCTGGACGAAACGAGCAGCGAGAAAGCACAGGCGCTGATAAACAAAGAGCGAGGCAAACTCTTGCGCTCACCGGTAATCATTATCGTAGCTGCAGAGCGGCCCAGCCAACCCAACGTCCTGGCAATCGAAAATATCGAGGCTACGGCAGCAGCTGTGGAGAACATGCTGCTGACCGCTGAAGAAATGGGACTCGCCTGCATGTGGCGTACCGGAGATGCCGCTTACGATCCACGGGTCAAAGCCTGGCTCGGACTTTCGCCCGAAGATCATATCGTGGCTTTTGTCTACGTTGGCTACCCTGCTATTCCCCACCTTGAGCGCAACCCTGTTCCATTTGAGGAAAAAACGACCTGGCTTGGCTGGGAAGAAGACTAA